One part of the Botrytis cinerea B05.10 chromosome 8, complete sequence genome encodes these proteins:
- the Bccsl4 gene encoding Bccsl4: MSQIPLVAVPGQLLGSSSEYLPGPGTHIHSSNLYASILGPIKTVAPPKPSYPQKRATKITPAAPVPLSTISIERATLTGDKAEILPEVNSTVLCRVTRITPRQATVAILVVGETVLEGEWQGLIRVQDVRATEKDKVKIFESFRPGDIVRAVVISLGDQSNYYLSTAKNELGVIMATSEAGNAMYPVSWKEYKDPETGASESRKVAKPF, from the exons ATGTCACAAATCCCACTCGTAGCCGTGCCAGGCCAACTTCTCGGCTCCAGCAGCGAATATCTTCCAGGGCCAGGCACACATATCCATTCCTCGAATCTCTACGCCTCGATCCTTGGACCCATCAAAACAGTAGCACCGCCCAAGCCGAGCTATCCCCAGAAACGAGCCACGAAGATTACGCCTGCGGCACCCGTGCCTCTCTCTACTATCTCTATTGAAAGAGCTACTCTTACTGGAGACAAGGCGGAGATTTTACCCGAAGTGAACAGCACAGTTTTATGTCGCGTTACAAGAATTACTCCACGACAGGCAACAGTTGCGATATTAGTTGTAGGCGAAACGGTTTTGGAGGGCGAATGGCAGGGCTTGATCAGAGTGCAAGATGTGAGGGCTACGGAGAAGGACAAGGTCAAGATTTTTGAGAGTTTTAGACCAGGGGATATTGTGAGAGCTGTAGTG ATCTCATTAGGTGATCAATCGAATTATTACCTCAGCACGGCGAAGAATGAGTTAGGAGTTATTATGGCGACGAGTGAGGCTGGCAATGCAATGTATCCGGTCAGTTGGAAGGAATACAAGGATCCGGAAACGGGAGCGAGTGAGAGTAGAAAAGTTGCGAAACCATTTTAG
- the CND17 gene encoding CND17 yields the protein MKTQTLSALAALATGFQLAAATGWADKSSFSCPSNTNNECSSTQKSGWDFSDLTSGSFSNYDAFSFSGFTCSNSFGKRDNPKFPRRTSGKCISGTASSDHGSCPQFSCGSSSKSSSSGSSGHSGSSGSSGDISAFSISTVHVTTEFDCDLEFHYGMGDGSTCKQTSSCSSGGSIIYNSQCGGAKNVTVVYSSASQTHTAATGKASCSVGISSVGFDCSSASTTQHPSTTASAKTSVKTTSVKTTSSEASKHTSIESSKTTLASSNKVTSVKSTPSATGTSYTLVGTGSTQSSIIGTSVKPSSSAETSIKTSAKPSSSATSLIGTSVHTYPAGTAPGNSASSIIGTSVTGSGSSSVVQLTTSTIYATSVSTIISCAATVTDCPARSTALTTVVIAVSTTICPVTATEVPGSSAASSIIGTTVASSPAVSSPAASSPAASSPASSPAVSSPAASSSVIGTTAASSPASSPAASSSVIGTTAASSPASSPAASTAPCVSSGVVLSGQTACPVSSGSAPSSAASSIIGTSVGTAPNSSYATTSLTSLATTAYTTVIVQESTTICPVTLTHTTGGVTSFETTSTTSTVRSSATVVTSSVITSIVVPTSAASSSAEGITSVPAPSVTSVQTTAYTTVVVQESTTICPVTLTHTTGGVTSFETTSTTSTVLASSTVVTSSVITVTAPASSVEGVTTTVSATTPTETASCPDVLPQCLNTWMYLVGCESNTDSDCYCPDTAFINSVFGCVSAYGVSASDIDAAQKYLQGICAAHVSTNPAIVTAASTVYVPAASSAVATSSVQGVASTPVTTVTLSTTLVVPCTESTGSLSGSVIPSSSTTTTIVTAITVPQVAFSTAPAVGSATASVALIPGTVAASQAAGYTTSAPSSSTKVVSGVAGATNVPPAATTSASVPFTGSAIKSTSSFGGLIAAALVAIFAL from the exons ATGAAGACTCAAACCCTCTCCGCCCTCGCGGCTTTGGCCACCGGCTTCCAGCTTGCTGCTGCCACCGGATGGGCAGACAAGTCTAGCTTTTCTTGTCCTTCAAACACCAACAATGAGTGCTCCTCGACTCAAAAGAGCGGATGGGATTTCAGCGACCTCACATCTGGATCTTTCAGCAACTATGAcgctttctccttctctggATTCACATGCTCAAACTCTTTCGGCAAACGTGACAACCCAAAGTTCCCAAGGAGAACTTCCGGAAAATGCATCTCTGGTACAGCTTCTTCAGACCATGGCTCATGCCCTCAATTCTCCTGCGGTAGCTCCTCCAAATCTAGCTCTTCCGGATCATCAGGTCACTCTGGATCATCTGGATCATCTGGAGATATCTCcgctttctccatctccaccgtTCACGTTACCACCGAATTCGATTGCGATCTAGAATTCCACTATGGTATGGGTGATGGATCTACTTGCAAGCAAACTTCTTCTTGCTCAAGTGGAGGCTCCATCATCTACAACTCTCAATGTGGTGGTGCTAAGAACGTCACCGTTGTTTACTCTTCCGCAAGTCAAACACACACCGCCGCTACTGGTAAGGCTTCTTGCAGTGTTGGTATTAGCTCCGTTGGATTCGACTGCAGCTCGGCATCTACCACTCAACACCCATCCACCACTGCTAGTGCCAAGACCTCTGTCAAGACTACCTCTGTCAAGACAACCTCCAGCGAAGCTTCCAAGCACACTTCCATTGAATCCTCCAAGACTACCTTGGCTTCCTCCAACAAGGTTACCTCGGTTAAGAGTACTCCTTCCGCTACCGGTACTTCCTACACCCTTGTCGGAACTGGTTCTACCCAATCTTCGATCATTGGAACTTCAGTCAAGCCAAGTTCAAGTGCCGAGACTAGCATCAAGACTTCAGCTAAGCCAAGCTCAAGCGCTACCAGCCTCATTGGAACCTCTGTTCACACTTACCCAGCCGGTACCGCTCCAGGAAACTCTGCCTCTTCTATCATTGGTACATCCGTCACTGGATCTGGATCTTCATCTGTTGTCCAATTGACTACTTCTACCATCTACGCCACATCTGTCTCTACCATCATTTCTTGCGCTGCCACTGTCACCGACTGCCCAGCTAGATCAACTGCTTTGACTACTGTCGT taTTGCCGTTTCTACTACCATCTGCCCAGTCACCGCCACTGAGGTTCCAGGTTCATCCGCTGCTTCTTCCATCATCGGTACAACTGTTGCTTCTTCTCCAGCTGTTTCTTCCCCAGCTGCTTCTTCTCCAGCTGCCTCTTCCCCAGCTTCTTCCCCAGCTGTTTCTTCCCCAGCTGCCTCTTCTTCCGTCATTGGTACAACTGCTGCCTCCTCTCCAGCTTCTTCCCCagctgcttcttcttccgtcATCGGTACAACTGCTGCCTCCTCCCCAGCTTCTTCCCCAGCTGCCTCCACTGCCCCATGTGTCTCTTCTGGTGTAGTTCTCTCTGGTCAAACTGCTTGCCCAGTCTCTTCCGGATCTGCTCCATCCTCCGCTGCTTCTTCCATTATCGGTACATCTGTTGGAACTGCCCCAAATTCATCCTACGCAACCACTAGCTTGACCAGCCTTGCTACAACTGCTTACACCACCGTTATTGTCCAAGAATCCACCACTATCTGCCCAGTTACTTTGACCCACACCACCGGAGGAGTTACCAGCTTCGAGACCACTTCAACAACCTCCACCGTTCGCTCTTCAGCAACAGTTGTTACTTCCAGTGTTATCACTAGCATCGTTGTCCCAACCAGCgctgcttcttcatctgctgAGGGTATCACATCTGTGCCAGCTCCAAGTGTCACTAGCGTCCAAACCACTGCTTACACCACTGTCGTTGTCCAAGAATCCACCACTATCTGCCCAGTTACTTTGACCCACACCACCGGAGGAGTTACCAGCTTCGAGACCACCTCAACCACCTCAACCGTTCTTGCTTCTTCTACTGTTGTCACCTCCAGTGTCATCACTGTTACAGCCCCAGCCAGCTCTGTTGAAGGTGTCACTACTACCGTTTCTGCCACTACCCCAACTGAGACCGCTTCATGCCCAGATGTCTTGCCTCAATGCTTGAACACCTGGATGTACTTGGTCGGTTGTGAGTCCAACACTGATTCAGACTGCTACTGCCCAGATACTGCATTCATTAACAGCGTCTTCGGATGTGTTTCTGCATATGGTGTTTCCGCATCTGACATTGATGCCGCTCAAAAGTACCTCCAAGGTATCTGTGCTGCTCACGTCTCTACCAACCCAGCTATCGTTACTGCTGCTTCTACCGTCTATGTCCCAGCTGCTTCCAGTGCCGTTGCTACCTCATCTGTCCAAGGTGTCGCTTCTACCCCAGTAACCACTGTTACTCTTAGCACCACCTTGGTCGTTCCATGCACTGAATCTACTGGTTCCCTCTCCGGATCAGTCatcccatcttcatccaccaCAACCACTATTGTTACCGCTATCACCGTTCCACAAGTTGCTTTCTCCACTGCTCCAGCAGTTGGATCAGCAACTGCTAGCGTTGCTCTTATCCCAGGTACCGTTGCTGCTTCCCAAGCCGCTGGATACACCACCTCTGCTCCATCAAGCAGTACCAAGGTTGTTTCCGGTGTTGCAGGAGCCACCAACGTTCCACCTGCCGCTACCACCTCCGCTTCCGTTCCATTCACCGGCAGCGCCATCAAGAGCACTAGCAGCTTTGGCGGACTCATCGCTGCTGCTCTCGTCGCAATCTTTGCTTTGTAA
- the Bcehd3 gene encoding Bcehd3, which yields MFGTYLGGRAGAAVRSCGSRFPTMPLRAKIINPAFAGRAQMATASDTPSYAQAEVIKELESDEKEDVLFNSLYGVRTIELNRPQKLHSLNGSMIRKIVPRLQEWSKSDMANVIIIKGSGPKAFCAGGDVAALAEDNKKGEEGQARSTDYFALEYKLDHLIATYQKPYVAFMDGITMGGGVGLSIHAPFRIATERTLFAMPETTIGFFPDVGASFFLPKMSGSVGTYLALTSDRLKGVNAFYSGIATHYIHSTSLPALEKRLAELRFKDFETLAQRAQLINSTIEEYCTGLPHDEPMLISGELRKAIDRNFSKASVPEIITGLKAEIEVLKAGAEETGLENPLQAWLEKTLATLHQRSPTSVHVALRQMRIGKDWSITETFQREYQMAAKFMRHPDFTEGIDSLLIRKDKNPQWKPKTLEDISPEDKIADPFFAVEGSQRIKLLSDRDYYEYPFQFGVPRESEVEKVVRQGGKSAFQVVNHFLQATEGKQGVKEVVTEIIERKTTKSGLGYLEWEQDKISSPKSSE from the exons ATGTTCGGAACATATTTGGGCGGTAGAGCTGGAGCGGCAGTTCGCTCTTGTGGCTCGAGATTTCCAACTATGCCTTTGAGAGCTAAGATTATCAATCCTGCATTCGCGGGGAGAGCACAG ATGGCGACGGCCTCAGATACCCCTTCATACGCCCAAGCAGAAGTCATTAAGGAGCTGGAAAGTGACGAGAAGGAAGATGttctattcaattctttatatgGCGTGAGGACGATCGAGCTCAACAGACCCCAAAAGTTACATTCCCTCAATGGATCGATGATTCGAAAAATCGTGCCGAGATTACAAGAATGGTCAAAATCAGACATGGCGAATGTGATCATTATTAAAGGATCTGGACCCAAGGCTTTCTGCGCTGGTGGAGATGTAGCAGCGCTCGCTGAGGACAATAAAAAAGGCGAAGAAGGACAAGCTCGATCAACAGATTACTTTGCTCTCGAATATAAACTCGATCACCTTATTGCAACTTATCAGAAACCCTATGTTGCTTTTATGGACGGTATTACCATGGGTGGTGGAGTTGGATTAAGTATACACGCACCATTTCGAATAGCCACTGAAAGGACGCTGTTCGCTATGCCTGAAACTACAATTGGATTCTTCCCCGATGTTGGAGCTTCATTTTTCCTACCCAAGATGTCGGGATCTGTTGGAACATACCTTGCCTTGACTAGTGATCGGCTGAAGGGCGTCAATGCATTTTATTCTGGAATCGCAACACATTACATTCATTCGACTTCTTTGCCGGCTTTGGAGAAACGTTTGGCGGAATTACGATTCAAGGATTTCGAAACTTTGGCGCAGCGAGCACAATTGATTAATAGCACTATTGAGGAATACTGCACTGGACTGCCTCATGACGAACCAATGCTTATCAGTGGCGAATTGCGAAAGGCTATCGATCGTAACTTCAGTAAAGCAAGCGTCCCTGAAATCATTACCGGTTTAAAGGCcgagattgaagttttgaaggCTGGAGCGGAGGAAACCGGGTTGGAAAACCCACTCCAGGCATGGCTTGAAAAGACTCTTGCTACCTTGCACCAGAGATCACCTACGAGTGTTCATGTAGCACTACGTCAAATGCGCATCGGAAAAGATTGGTCAATTACCGAGACTTTCCAGAGAGAATACCAAATGGCTGCTAAATTTATGCGTCATCCGGATTTCACGGAAGGCATAGATTCATTACTCATTCGCAAAGATAAGAATCCTCAGTGGAAACCCAAAACTTTGGAAGATATCAGCCCAGAGGACAAAATTGCGGACCCATTCTTTGCAGTTGAAGGATCACAAAGGATAAAACTACTCAGCGACCGGGATTATTATGAGTATCCATTTCAATTTGGAGTTCCAAGAGAAAGTGAAGTTGAGAAGGTTGTGAGGCAGGGTGGAAAGTCAGCGTTCCAAGTTGTCAATCACTTCCTTCAGGCAACGGAAGGGAAGCAGGGCGTGAAGGAAGTGGTAACggagattattgaaagaaagaCTACGAAGAGCGGGCTAGGATATCTTGAATGGGAACAAGATAAAATCTCAAGTCCTAAGTCGTCAGAGTGA
- the Bcsmd2 gene encoding Bcsmd2 has product MADAAKIQELLAKPRNELTEFEVAQIEEHEFTSGPLSLLQAAVRSHGQVLISCRNNRKLLARVKAFDRHCNMVLENVKEMWTETPRLSGGGKGRPVNKDRFISKMFLRGDSVILVLLS; this is encoded by the exons ATGGCAGATGCAGCAAAGATACA AGAGCTTCTCGCCAAGCCTCGCAATGAGCTCAC CGAGTTCGAGGTTGCGCAAATAGAAGAGCATGAATTCACATCCGgtcccctctctcttctccaagcTGCCGTCCGTTCCCATGGACAGGTGCTGATTTCCTGCCGTAACAACCGAAAATTACTTGCGCGCGTCAAGGCTTTCGATCGTCATTGCAATATGGTGTTGGAGAATGTTAAAGAGATGTGGACTGAGACTCCAAGACTGAGCGGTGGTGGAAAGGGAAGACCAGTAAATAAGGACAGATTCATCAGTAAGAT GTTCTTAAGAGGAGATTCCGTCATTCTAGTCCTTCTAAGCTGA